Part of the Streptococcaceae bacterium ESL0687 genome is shown below.
TTCGTCAAACTTGAAGACACCAGCATTCATTGAAAGAGCACCCATTTTCTCATCAGTGTGGGCAACTCCAAGTTTTTCACCAGCGTGATCTTCAAAAAGAATTTGACCAGCTGTAACTAAATAAGCTTTTGCAGCTCCACCAAAGTCAAGATCCATTAGGAAGTGAGCAAGGTAAGTTGCACCATTTACTCCAGTTTGAGGGCTTGCACCGTGGGCTGATTTACCTGTAACAGTGATTTGGTATTCATTGTTGCCAAGATTAGTGATTTCACCAGTTACCTTCTTAGCTGCTTTAAAAGCGTCGAAGTCAGCTGTTAGTTTGTCAAGGGAAGTATCACCTGAGAAGACTGCAGTTGCGCTTTCTGGAACCATGTTTTCACGAAGTCCACCCTTGAAGCTATGAAGTGTGAATGTTCCACCTTGGCTGTTGTTGAAGTGTAGGTACTCAGTGATGTTTCCTTTTTCACCATTGATGATTGGGAACTCAGCATCTGGAGAGAATCCAAAGTCAGGTTTTGGCACACCAACGTGTTCAAAGTAGTAATCCATGTCGCCCCATCCTGATTCTTCGTCAGTTCCGATTACGAAACGAACTTTTTTAGATACAGGAAGACCAAGTTCTTTGATTGTTTTAAGGGCATAGTAACAAGCTACTGTAGGACCCTTATCATCACTTGATCCACGCGCATAGATTTTACCATCGCGAATTTCTGGCTCGTATGGGTTTGAATCCCAACCAAATCCAGCAGGAACCACGTCCATGTGAGCGAAGATTCCTAGAACTTCTTCACCGTCACCATATTCAAAGTGACCTGCGTAGTTGTCCACATTTTTAGTAGCAAAACCGTCGCGTTCAGCAATTTCAAGCATTTTATCTAGAGCCTCAACTGGACCAGGTCCAAATGGTGCCTCTTTAGTTGCTTTTGAATCATCACGTTCAGAGTTGATGCGTAGAAGTGTAAATAAGTCTTCAAGCATATCATCTTTACGTTTTGCAATTTCTTCATTGAAGTTAATTGTCATCTTTTGTCTCCTTTTTGTCATTAGTTTTTTTATTATTTAAAACATGAGATATTTCTTCAGCCACTTTCATGGGAATTCCTATATCATGGATTTCATAAACACTAGCACTTTGTATGTTTTTTATACTTTTAAATTCTTTAAGTAAAAGTTTTTTCCTTTTGGGTCCAAGACCTGCTATACCGTCAAGTTTTGAAGCAAAACTATTCTTGCTACGAAGCTCCCGGTGAAAAGTTATAGCAAAACGGTGGACCTCGTCCTGGATTCTTTGCAGTAAAAAGAATTCCTCACTTTTACGGCTAAGGGGAATGACCTCTAAAGGGTCACCAAATAAAATATCATGGGTTTGGTGGCGGTCATTTTTAGCAAGGCCTGCAATTGGAATATCAAGCCCTAGTTTATCATAGAGGATACTTCTAGCCGCATTAACCTGGCCTTCTCCCCCGTCCATTACAATAAGATCTGGCAAGGGAAGATTTTCTCTAATAACCCTTGAATAACGCCGTTCAATAACTTCCCTCATACTGGCATAATCATCAGGACCTGTTACCGTCTTAATCTTATACTTGCGGTACTCCTTTTTATTGGGCTTTCCGTTTTCAAAAACAACCATAGCAGAAACAGGACTAGTCCCCATAATATTTGAGTTGTCAAAGGCTTCAATTCGCACAGGTGTCGGAATCTCCAAAAGATTTCCTAAATTTTCAATAGCACCCTGCGTTTTTTCAACATGCCTTTCCAAAAGGTCAAATTTTTGCTTGAGGCTTACCTCAGCATTCTTAATGGCCAGACTAACCAGCCGCTTCTTTTCTCCCCTTTGAGGTTGAACTACTGAAGTTTGCGTCAGAACTTTAACACTTTCTAAGTCAATATCATGCGGGATGAAAATTTCCTTGGGTACAAAATGCTCCTCCTCCTGATAAAACTGACCGATATAGGTCAAAAAGTCTTCGTCAGGATCATTATAGTAGGGAAACAGATTTACATTTCGCTCAATAAGTTTACCCTGCCTGATAAAAAATACTTGGACACACATCCAACCATTTAAAACAGCGTAACCAAAAACATCCCGGTCCTTGAGATCATGATTGATCACCCTTTGTTTGGTTCTCAAAACACCAATTGATTTGATTAAATCCCTATATTCAGCAGCCTTCTCAAATTCCATCCGACTAGCAAAGGTATTCATCTTCTCTTGAAGCTCGTCGACTATTTTGTCGTCGTCTCCTTTTAAGAACTGGCTAATCTCCTCTGACATATCCTTATAGGCATTAGGATCAATGTCAAAAACACAGGGGGCAAGGCACTGATTAATATGATAGTAAAGACATACCTTATTGGGTAAAGTATTACATTTTCTTAAAGGAAAAATCCTATCTAACAGTCCTTTTATTTCATTAGCTGCCTTGACATCTGGATAGGGGCCAAAGTATTTGGCATTGTCCTTTTTAACCTGCCTGGTAATTAAAAGTCTTGGGAACTTTTCATTAGTAATTTTGATAAAGGGATAACTTTTGTCATCCTTAAGCATTATATTGTATTTAGGTTTATTTTCCTGAATCAAATTGATTTCCAAAAGAAGGGCTTCAATATTACTTTCAGTTACAATAAACTCAAAATCTACAATTTCAGAAACCAGACGTTCAGTTTTGGTATCATGACTTCCCCTAAAATAAGAACGAACACGGTTTCTTAAATTTTTTGCCTTACCGACATAAATTATCTGCCCATGTTTGTCCTTGTGGATATAACATCCCGGACTATTAGGTAATAATTCAAGTTTTGCCTTTATAGTTGAATTCATAAAAGTCCACCTCTGAGGTTAAATACCATTGATTTCTTTAATACGTCTATCAGCCAATACAGCCATAACCCTGAGGTTATACAGTCTATTCTACCACAAATTGCTCTCTCATAAAATAATAAAAAGGTTGAACTTAATCAACCTTTATTTGGCATGAGCTCTTATGGCACTAATTAGATATTTACTACCACCTTCCACTAAATCATTATAATATTTAAGGAAACGCTCATCCTTTTCATACATATCAGCCATAGCCAGGTGATACTTGCTATCATAGGCGGGATAAAAAAGAGTCAACCACTCCTTGTGGAGCTTAAAAACTTCCTCTTCTATTCGTTGGGCTTGCTGGTCCGACTCAGAAGCAAGAATCAAATTTTCTAGTTGTCGGACTAGTTTTTCTTCAATTTCTCTTGCATGGGTAAGGTCCAAAGATTCTTTTAAATAATTATTCACCCTATCTACTAATTCATCCCCATAAGTAGCTCTGATTTCTTGACCATAAAGGTCTTCATTTTCTCTGATTAATTTATTTACTAGTTCAAAATTTTCTTCTTTCATAATTGTATCTCCTGTTATCTTCTCTTTTAAGCTAGCAAGAACCTGATCTAGCTCCTGCCTTTTTCTCAAAAGTGCTTCATATTGTTCTAAAAAAATTTCCCTGCGGTCATAAACTTTCTTTTCGCCAATTAAACCCTTAATTTAAGCTAGGGAAAAGTGCATGGCCCGGTAAAGGGCTATTTGATAAATTTGGTCAATGTCACTTTTGCCGTATTCCCTGTAGCCATTTTTTTCGTTTCGCTTGGGATTTAAAAGGCCCAATTTTTCATAATAACGCAAACCACGCTCGCTGACCTGGGTTATCTTAGAAATTTCTTTAATATTCATAAAATTTGTCCTCTTGCTTTCTATATGGCAAGTATAAACCCTGACCTAGTGTCAATGTCAACAATAAAGGTTGAACTTAATCAACCTTTATTTGTGGTAATCTTTTCCTGAAAATCATCAATCAAAAGATTTAAATTTTTACGACCCTTAAAGATTCCGTAGCCAAAGAGAAGCATGCCAAGGATGCCAATAATAGCTAGAATGCAACCCATAAGGAAAAGAAAGATGTTTGATTGTCTAAAGAAATAAATCAGAAGAAGTCCAATACTTGCAAGAACAAAGAGGAGGGAGAACCATCTCCCTAGATTATTCATCATATGTTTCTGATAATTTATTTCATTCTGGTAACCAGAAATTAATTCATCTTGGTTCACTTTTAAAACCTCTATCTAATCTTAGTAAGATAGGCCTGGATTGAAGAATCCTGCAATTACACCGAGAAAGGCAACTACCACTAAAAGGAGCATGACTTTGATTGGTGAAAGGTTTTTCTTAGCCATCAACCACCAGCATGCAACAATGAAGAGGGCAGTTAGAAGGCCAGGGTAAACTGAATCCAGTTTATCTTGTAAAACCAGGTAAGGATTATCGCTGTCTCCTAGTTGGAAGGAAGTTTTAACTGATACCCAAGTAGCAGCAACTCCCCCAACAACCATCCCCCCAACAATTGTTACGGCCTTTCTAATTGCTTGACCTTGAGGACCAACAAGGAATTCAACAGCCTTGTCTCCAAGTTCATAACCTTTGAAGTAGGCAAAGCGCATTCCAAAGTAAGCCAGTAGGTTCCAAACAATGATGTAGAAAATAGCCCCAATTGGTGATCCACCGGTCGAAAGACCCAAGGCAATCCCTAAAATTACTGGAATAAGTGTCCCAACAATCAGTGAGTCTCCGATTCCTGCTACGGGACCCATTAGACCTGCACGAAGACCGTTAATTGTTTCATCGTCAACCTCTGTTGCTCCGTTGGCACGGGCCTCCTCAAGACCTGCTGTAATCCCTACAATCAAGGTACCCAACTGAGGTTCTGTATTAAAGAAGGCCGTATAGGTTTTAACAGAGCGAGCCTTGTCTTCTTCATTGTCGTAAAGCTCTTCAATAACAGGAAGCATTGAGGTTAAGTAACCAAAAGTTTGCATGTGCTCCTGAGAGAAACAAGTCAAATTACCATAATACCAGTGGTGGAAAGACTCTGCTAATGTTTTTTTCGTTAATTTTTTTTGAGCCATCTTAGATATCCTCCTCTTCGTCATCAGAATCATATTCACTTGTACTTACTGCTCGTTTCATATTTTTTACCATTTCAATTTCATAGAAAATTAGGGCAAAAATAAGAGAAATTACCGCACATGATACAAGGTTTAAACCAAGAGATGCTGCAAGAGTGAATCCTACAAAGAAAGGAACAAAGTCCATCATCTTTTCAACAATCTGCTTAAGTAAAATAGCAATACCCACACATGGAAGAAGGGAACCTACAGTAAATAAGGTTTTCATTGGGATTCCGTCCATTGGAAGGGCATCTTTCATGGCAGTTACCGCATCTGCTCCAAGTTTACACATGATAAGAGTTGGTAGGAATGAGAATACGAAGTGAGAGATCCAAGGGTAAAGCCAGTCAACCTTATAGAGTTTATGGAATTTACCTTCTTCGATCGCTTTCCACCCAATATGTTGCCAGGCAAGGTTTAAAGTTGCTGTTCCGTAAAAAAGAACTGTTCCAACTGTTCCAACTAGAGTTCCCATTGACTTAGCTAGGTTGGCTGCATCTGCTGATTCAACTGATAGACCCTGCGAGTGAATGGCAACCATTGCAAGAGGGATACCAATGTATGACACGGCCCTTAAATCGGCAGAAACTGTCCCACCCGGTGTAACTAAGGCAATGTAAACCAGCTGCATGGCAACCCCGCAGATAATACCTGTCTCTAAATCTCCTAAAATAAGTCCACAAACAAGTCCACCAACCAAGGGACGCCCTAAGGTATAGTTCCCTACAGTTGTACCAGCAAGCCCTGGCATTGACGACAGACAGGCAAAAAGTCCTAGTAAAGCTGCTTGAATCCATGTAATTGTCATCTTTTATCTCCTACTATCTAATATTAGTAACCAAATTTTGATTTAAAGTCTGACCAGTAACCAATTGATACATCCGGTAGAAGTTGGAATTTAACCCTGTAACCTGCTCCTTCAATGGCTTCAAAGGCTGCTGCTTCCTCTTGGGTAATTGATTGGTTGTTTCCTAGTTTGATAGCACCAGGTCTGTCATTACAAGGACCTACGATAACCTCTTTAACTCCTGGCTTGAACCCTTGATCCACAAGAATTTTTTTCATATCCAGGGGATTTTTAGTAATTACGAAATATCTGGTATCAGAATCTAAAACTTTTTGTGATTTTTTACCAAAATCCTCCACTGACCAGACAAAAGTTTTTTTATCAGATGCTCCCTTGTAGGCTTGAGTTAAAACCTTATTAGCTGCCGCAGCATCATTTACTGCTATCAGACCATCACAGGGAAACTCCTTGGCCCATCTGGTAACTGTTTGTCCGTGAATCATCCGGTCATCGATACGTAAAAATGTAACTGTCATCTTCCTTTTCTCCTTTTTAAGTTTAATTTTTTAATAATTGGAAATGATTGCCTAAATTACTTAAATTTCATCGTCATCTTCATCAGATGAAATCACAAATTCCTTTAAGGCGTCCCCCGCTTCTTTAAGGACTGTCTCCCTAAGTTCATCTGCTTCAAGTATGTCTTTCATGACAAAGGCAGTCAGAGCCATGGTTAAGTTCATCCCACCAAGGACAACCATGTCCTCAAGGTCCTTTGTTTCTGAAAGAAGATCCATTAGACTAGTTAGGGGGCTACCTCCAATAATATCTGCTAAAACAATTAATTCATGTTCATCAAGCCCTGCCAACTCTCTTCGTACCCTATTTGAAAAATCAGAAACCGATTCCTTGTCCTTCAAACCTAGGGCGATAACGTGATCCAAGTCACCATCAGTAAACATTTTAAGGGATGATTTAACCCCTTCTGCTAGGCCACCGTGGCTTACCAGTAGTAAATATTTCATAATATTTCCTCCTCCAATGAATTAAGTTTAGCAAAAGATAATGCGCTTTCATATTTTCCTTTGTCATTATTTTGGTTAATTTTTTATCTAAAATTAGTTACATTTGTCACATTTATAGTTTATTCTGAAAACAAAAAAAAGAGACCGAAATCTCTTTTTAATTTGCTTATTTTTAAGCCCCTGAAACCTTAAGGGTAACTCCGCTTTGAACAGCCCAGATAGCCAACTGGGTTCTATCCCTTAAATTAAGCTTGGCTAAAACTGATGATAAATAATTTCTAATTGTCCCTTCAGATAAAAATAATTTCCCGGCAATCTCCCTGTTTGAAAGCCCCAAACCAACATGTTCGATAATCAACCACTCTCCGTCAGTAATCTGATCTATGGCTGATTTATCGGCTTCAACTACTACATCTGATTGGGCCATCTTATAAAAAAGCTTGAAAACCCTCGATGCAATATAAGGATTTAAGGGAGACATACCCTGATTTACATCCACTAGGGCAGAATGAAGGTCATCCATTGAAGTTCCTTTGGTTAGTAAGTAGCCAGACGCCCCGCACTTAAGGGCATTGAAAATTGATGCATCATCATCAGAAGCTGTTAAAATTACAATCTTAATCTGAGGGTAAAATTCCTTAACAGTCTTAATGCATAAATCCCCACCAGACCTTGATAGATTAATATCCATCAGGATAACATCTGGCAATTCAAATCTGATTCTCTCTAATAATTCCTGCTCGTCACCTGCACTACCAAGCATTTTCAAATCCTTGTAAGAGGATAAAACAAGTTCCAAAGACTCCCTAACCAGTCTTTGATCATTAGCAATTAGTACCTTTATCATTTTTCCTATTCTCCTACCCGCAAAAGTTAGAATTAACTAATTTTAACAAGCGTCCTCCCTAAAATAAACGATCTAAAACTTGTGCAATTCCGTCGTGATTATTATCTGCTGTTATATTGCCGATTTCTTCTTTAATCTCTTCAGGAGCATTAGCCATAACAAATCCCTGACCAACTACTCTTAGCATGTCTAAATCATTAAAGTTGTCACCAAAGGCGATTGTATCTTTAAGGTCAACATCCTTGTAGTCAGAATAGTATTTTACAGCTCCCCCTTTAGAAGTAGTTCCCCCCATGACCTCAATTAAATAAGGAGCAGATGGATAGATAAGAAGCTCAGGAAATTGTTCCCTCAAAGTAGGTAAAATCTCGTCCATGACCTTAGGTTCACCCATCAAAAGAATCTTATGAACAGAAGGAAGCTCTGCAACACTTCTAATATCTCCTTCTTTAGCTGAAAGAGAGACAGATACTTCTTCCTTTTTAATCCAGTAGTCTTCCTTATTTTGAACCAACCAAGTAGAATAACTATAAGCATTCCAAACCACGCCAACTAAATTCCTAGCCACAAAGTCACAGATTCCAGCTGCTTCTTCCGAATCCATGGTCTTAGAGAAAACTATCTCCCCATTTTCGTCCTGAATTAAAGCTCCATTGTAGGAAATTATAGGTGTTGTAACCCCAATTGATTCCATAATTGGTGCAATGGCCTCAGGCATTCTAGCAGAAACTGGAATAAA
Proteins encoded:
- a CDS encoding PTS sugar transporter subunit IIC, which encodes MTITWIQAALLGLFACLSSMPGLAGTTVGNYTLGRPLVGGLVCGLILGDLETGIICGVAMQLVYIALVTPGGTVSADLRAVSYIGIPLAMVAIHSQGLSVESADAANLAKSMGTLVGTVGTVLFYGTATLNLAWQHIGWKAIEEGKFHKLYKVDWLYPWISHFVFSFLPTLIMCKLGADAVTAMKDALPMDGIPMKTLFTVGSLLPCVGIAILLKQIVEKMMDFVPFFVGFTLAASLGLNLVSCAVISLIFALIFYEIEMVKNMKRAVSTSEYDSDDEEEDI
- a CDS encoding response regulator transcription factor, with the translated sequence MIKVLIANDQRLVRESLELVLSSYKDLKMLGSAGDEQELLERIRFELPDVILMDINLSRSGGDLCIKTVKEFYPQIKIVILTASDDDASIFNALKCGASGYLLTKGTSMDDLHSALVDVNQGMSPLNPYIASRVFKLFYKMAQSDVVVEADKSAIDQITDGEWLIIEHVGLGLSNREIAGKLFLSEGTIRNYLSSVLAKLNLRDRTQLAIWAVQSGVTLKVSGA
- a CDS encoding PTS system mannose/fructose/sorbose family transporter subunit IID, whose protein sequence is MAQKKLTKKTLAESFHHWYYGNLTCFSQEHMQTFGYLTSMLPVIEELYDNEEDKARSVKTYTAFFNTEPQLGTLIVGITAGLEEARANGATEVDDETINGLRAGLMGPVAGIGDSLIVGTLIPVILGIALGLSTGGSPIGAIFYIIVWNLLAYFGMRFAYFKGYELGDKAVEFLVGPQGQAIRKAVTIVGGMVVGGVAATWVSVKTSFQLGDSDNPYLVLQDKLDSVYPGLLTALFIVACWWLMAKKNLSPIKVMLLLVVVAFLGVIAGFFNPGLSY
- a CDS encoding MerR family transcriptional regulator, whose protein sequence is MNIKEISKITQVSERGLRYYEKLGLLNPKRNEKNGYREYGKSDIDQIYQIALYRAMHFSLA
- the uvrC gene encoding excinuclease ABC subunit UvrC — translated: MNSTIKAKLELLPNSPGCYIHKDKHGQIIYVGKAKNLRNRVRSYFRGSHDTKTERLVSEIVDFEFIVTESNIEALLLEINLIQENKPKYNIMLKDDKSYPFIKITNEKFPRLLITRQVKKDNAKYFGPYPDVKAANEIKGLLDRIFPLRKCNTLPNKVCLYYHINQCLAPCVFDIDPNAYKDMSEEISQFLKGDDDKIVDELQEKMNTFASRMEFEKAAEYRDLIKSIGVLRTKQRVINHDLKDRDVFGYAVLNGWMCVQVFFIRQGKLIERNVNLFPYYNDPDEDFLTYIGQFYQEEEHFVPKEIFIPHDIDLESVKVLTQTSVVQPQRGEKKRLVSLAIKNAEVSLKQKFDLLERHVEKTQGAIENLGNLLEIPTPVRIEAFDNSNIMGTSPVSAMVVFENGKPNKKEYRKYKIKTVTGPDDYASMREVIERRYSRVIRENLPLPDLIVMDGGEGQVNAARSILYDKLGLDIPIAGLAKNDRHQTHDILFGDPLEVIPLSRKSEEFFLLQRIQDEVHRFAITFHRELRSKNSFASKLDGIAGLGPKRKKLLLKEFKSIKNIQSASVYEIHDIGIPMKVAEEISHVLNNKKTNDKKETKDDN
- a CDS encoding DUF202 domain-containing protein, producing the protein MNQDELISGYQNEINYQKHMMNNLGRWFSLLFVLASIGLLLIYFFRQSNIFLFLMGCILAIIGILGMLLFGYGIFKGRKNLNLLIDDFQEKITTNKG
- a CDS encoding Cof-type HAD-IIB family hydrolase; this encodes MKKKLIFSDLDGTLLNEENTVSKKTAQAIKRVILDGSDFIPVSARMPEAIAPIMESIGVTTPIISYNGALIQDENGEIVFSKTMDSEEAAGICDFVARNLVGVVWNAYSYSTWLVQNKEDYWIKKEEVSVSLSAKEGDIRSVAELPSVHKILLMGEPKVMDEILPTLREQFPELLIYPSAPYLIEVMGGTTSKGGAVKYYSDYKDVDLKDTIAFGDNFNDLDMLRVVGQGFVMANAPEEIKEEIGNITADNNHDGIAQVLDRLF
- a CDS encoding TipAS antibiotic-recognition domain-containing protein; translation: MRKRQELDQVLASLKEKITGDTIMKEENFELVNKLIRENEDLYGQEIRATYGDELVDRVNNYLKESLDLTHAREIEEKLVRQLENLILASESDQQAQRIEEEVFKLHKEWLTLFYPAYDSKYHLAMADMYEKDERFLKYYNDLVEGGSKYLISAIRAHAK
- a CDS encoding PTS fructose transporter subunit IIA, whose translation is MKYLLLVSHGGLAEGVKSSLKMFTDGDLDHVIALGLKDKESVSDFSNRVRRELAGLDEHELIVLADIIGGSPLTSLMDLLSETKDLEDMVVLGGMNLTMALTAFVMKDILEADELRETVLKEAGDALKEFVISSDEDDDEI
- the pepV gene encoding dipeptidase PepV, with product MTINFNEEIAKRKDDMLEDLFTLLRINSERDDSKATKEAPFGPGPVEALDKMLEIAERDGFATKNVDNYAGHFEYGDGEEVLGIFAHMDVVPAGFGWDSNPYEPEIRDGKIYARGSSDDKGPTVACYYALKTIKELGLPVSKKVRFVIGTDEESGWGDMDYYFEHVGVPKPDFGFSPDAEFPIINGEKGNITEYLHFNNSQGGTFTLHSFKGGLRENMVPESATAVFSGDTSLDKLTADFDAFKAAKKVTGEITNLGNNEYQITVTGKSAHGASPQTGVNGATYLAHFLMDLDFGGAAKAYLVTAGQILFEDHAGEKLGVAHTDEKMGALSMNAGVFKFDENSDDNTIALNFRYPKGTDEDTIKAELEKIEGVASVTKASHGHLPHYVPMDDPLVKTLLDVYEKHTGEKGYEQIIGGGTFGRLLDRGVAFGAQFPGYTDTMHQANEFMPVDYVERAAAIYAEAIYELIK
- a CDS encoding PTS sugar transporter subunit IIB gives rise to the protein MTVTFLRIDDRMIHGQTVTRWAKEFPCDGLIAVNDAAAANKVLTQAYKGASDKKTFVWSVEDFGKKSQKVLDSDTRYFVITKNPLDMKKILVDQGFKPGVKEVIVGPCNDRPGAIKLGNNQSITQEEAAAFEAIEGAGYRVKFQLLPDVSIGYWSDFKSKFGY